The genomic segment ATCCGTGGACATCTTCCGGCACTTCTTTGAAGCCCCCCGGGCAATATAGGATTCCACTGCATGGGTCATCGCATCCATCGCCGTAGCCGCAGTTATCGCCGGCGGCAGACTTACCGTCAGCTCAGGATCAAGAACCGCCACCAGGGGGATGAGGTTTAGATCGTTGACCGTATATTTGTGCTTTGTCCGGCGGTCAATAACCACCGCGCCGAAGGTAGCCTCGGAGCCCGTACCCGCGGTGGTAGGCACTACAAACAGGGGCGGCAGCTTGCGGAGCACTTTGAAGAAACCGCCCATCCTTCCAACCGATTTGTTCGGCCTGACGATGCGGGCCCCCACCATCTTGGCCGTATCCATGGATGAACCGCCGCCAAAACCGATGAGCCCCTGGCAACCTTTCTTGATATAAAGCGCTCTGGCTTTCTCAATATTGTCAATGGAGGGGTTCTCCTCCACCCCGTCGTAAATAGTATACTTGATTCCCTCTTCCCCGATAGCATCCAGCAGCCCCTGCGGCAGTTTCAGCTCCATGAGCACCTTGTCGGTGATCACCAACACATTGTCTAAATCATATTTTTTGATTACCTTGGGCAGGTTGCGGATACTGCCTTCACCGATCAACAGCTCCGGCTCACGCCAGCCTAATAATTTAGATGCATTAACACTGGCAAACTGAAAAATACGATACCACAATTTTTTGAATGTCCAGATCATGGGCGCCCCACCTCCACGCGGTATTTTGGGAATATAAATTGTATACCCCTGAAATTATTATAACGATTTTGTGCCTAATATGCCAACAGGACGCATCCACAGACGGTGTCAACCTACTTTGGGAAAAAAGAGAGAACCCCGTAATTATCAACATACTTTTTTGCCTGGCGAGTTTGACGGTACGAGTATTTTCTTACAGGGATACTCACCTTCCCGAAATGGGCATAAAAAAAGGACGATTGCCCGTCCAAATTAATTCTTAAGCATTGTTTGCCCCGACGAGTTTTATTCGTTTTTATGCTTTACAGAATAATCTATAAACCACCATGCCGTTTTAGTAGTGTCCGCTATACTGGTGTAAATTCAGGGGGCAGTTTTGCAGGGGGTGGCAGGGAACAGGAAAGATCACCGTCTTGGTTAAAAGACAGAGGGACAGGGGGAATTGAAAAGGTGCCAGACCCATTTTAAACGTAATATCCTGGACAACTGCCCCAAACGGCTACAGGGCGAACCGAAGCCCAAGCCAAAGCTGCTTTTTGATGCATCGGATTCGGTCACCGCTCGGAAGCTGTTGAACAGCATCCTGGCTGATTTCAGCGAGAAAGCATCAAAGACCATGGCTTGCCTTGAAAACGGATTTGACGATGCTACTGTGATAATGGCTTTGCCTGAAATATACAGGCAGCGGCTGCGCAGCACCAACATTTTGGAGCGATTGAATCAAGAAGTGCACCGGCGGGAAAGGGTGGTCCGTATGCTCCCCAACTAGAATCACAGGGATAATAGCATGAAATGAGACCCTCGCGTTCATAAAACTCTATATTTGTCCGCTCCATTCCAGGCGGTTGTCAATCTCCTTTATAGGCATAGCGCCGCGCCCTCCCTACTCTTTGTTTCACTTTAATGATAAACTGTAAACATCGTTTACAGTCAAGTTTTCTTGAATCGCCCTGTCCTCACCCGGTTGAAATTATGGTTTAACCTTGGGACACTCTGCAGGGGCCTCATGCCGCCGGTGAGAAATCCATTCCAGCCGACGTAGTAATAGATAGAGGGCTCTCTGGTTTAAAGATCCGGTAACAGTGGAGGTTTTTAAAGATGACGGAGAAAGAGCTGGAACGCCGCCTGCGCCAAGACCAAAACGATCCGCAAATCCTGGAAAGAATTATTGATCTTTATGGCTCACTGGTCTACCGCTTGGTGGCACGTATTTTAGCCGGTTGCGGGGACGAACGCGATATTGAAGAATGTTGTAGCGATACCTACTTGGAGTTGCTGCGTAAACGAGAGGAATTTAACCCGAACCGCTCCGGGCTGCGCACCTGGATACTGATGCTGGCCCGTTATCGGGCCCTTGATTATAGACGGCGTTTTAAACGCAAGAACAACCCGGCCGGTGAGAACGTAGCGGTAGATGATGTCTTGATAACCGGTGAGCCCGGACTCACCGATTCGATAACTCCGGAAAAGATCGTGTTGGAACAGGAAAAACGGGAGCAGATTGCCTCTGCCTTGGCCACCCTCCCGCCCTCCGCACGAGAGATACTTTACCGACGCTATTATCTGGAACAAAGCATTGAAGCCATTGCCATTTCCTGCGGCATCTCCCGCGGAGCGGTTGATAGCCGGCTCTGGCGAGCCCGCCGTCATTTAAAACAGCGGTTGCTGGATGATTATGAGAACAAGGTGGTGTCCCCCCATGAATAGGGTTAGAAGTGAAGATAGAGTCCTGGATCAGTTTCTAGAAGCAATCGGTCTGCCTGATGACTTTTCCGAGACCGTGCTAGCCCGTGAAGTGGAGCCCACAGCGGAGACACTGCAACGGATCAAAAAACAAACCTTGGCCCGGGTGCCGCAGGCTCCCCACCGCCGTCGGCGGCCCCTGTTTAAAAGAACCCCTTCGGCCCTGACGGCGGCGGTGATTCTCCTCTTCACAGCCACCCTGGCCATGGCCTGGGTGGGCCCGGAACGGGTCTGGGCCGGTGTGCAGAGGATATTAACCCTGGTTCCCGGGTTTGGCCTGGTCGACAAGGAAGAGCAGGATGAATGGGTTTTATTTGCCCGCCAAAAGGTGAGAGTAGAGGGGGAAGGCGGTTTCGTGGAGGTATCCGGTCTTCTGGCCAACCCCCATTACACCGGCCTGCAGCTCTATATTGAGGGGCTGCCCGGGTATGTTTCCCATCCCGAACCGCAGGTAGAGAAGAAAGTGGAGGAGAAGAAACGGCAAGCAGACCATGACGCCCGTTGGGAAAGTTATCTTCATCTCTACCTCCTTGATGATGCGGGCACCCGCTATGATTTGCCACCAGATGCTCCCCGCTTTCTAGGCGGTAGCGGTGCGGGTAACCAGGCCTGGTTACAGTTTCCGCCCCTTGATCGTGCCACCCGCCAGGTTACCCTGGTGGTGCCCCTGGAGGGGGGGGAGACATTGAGGGCAGAAGTCCCCCTGACCATCCTCGAAGATGAGGCCGATTGGAATAGCTGCGGTACTTCTTCCACAGAAAAAGATATTACCGTATCAGCCGCCGCTTTTGATTATACCAGTATCTGGATCGCCATCAGCGTGCACCTGAATGACCGGAAGGGGAGAGTGGTGGAACTTGGCCGATATTTCCCGGGTCTGCCGGCGGATCAACCGCTGACCCTGACCGGGCCCGGTGGCCGACAGTACAGCCCCCAGCTACGCGGGCAGGGCGGGATGACCCAAAATTATTTTGAACTCTTCTTTGAGGGGCTGGAAGACGGGGAAAATCAGGTGCAGCTAACAGTACCGCTTTTGCAGATTAGGGAGAAGGCCTCGGCTAAAGTTAAGGTTGGTGTTCCCGTGAGCAGCTCCCAGGAAGATCTGGATCTGGCGGTGACCCTTGGCCGATTTGATTTAAAACTGACCCGGGCAGAAAAAATCTGCTACGGTGATCAGGACTATCTACGTATTTACGTAGACCTGGGTCCCGCCGGCACGGAGACCCTGGAGGAATTTACCCTTGACGGTAATCAAAGCTGGGGATGTACCTTTGATCAGGAAACCGGGCGGATGCGGTACCTGGAGATCCCCATGAAAGGGAACCCCTCCCGGGTTACCCTTACCTTGGCCGATCCGGTCTACAGTGTGATCGGCCCCTGGGTCCTCGATTTACCTGTGCAGCGCTAAGCTGGGGAACACAGAGGGACGAACCCCGTGATCGCTAACTTTGAACTGATAATGATAGAGGTAATAGGAGCCCGCCCCGTTTTGGGGTGGGCTTTTTGGTGGCAGTGTCTTTGCTTTCGATTTTCGACATAATTTTGCTTCCTTTTTCTTTTGAAAAAACATCAGCCATATAAATCAGCCCAACACATATCGATTAACATGATAATTCGGTGTAAAATCCTTTTGACTTGCAAGAGTACATCCTTTTATTTGCGATTCTCCCAAATTGTATCATGTTCCCGAACCCTGCCATCAAAAAAATACCGCCATACCATTTAACGATACCTACTTTTAACGATTACCTTAAACCCCTTAAGGGGGGTGTGCATTTTTTCCATCAGCCGACATCCTAAACGTATTAAAACCCTAAACGCAGCCGTCCCCAAAACAAAAACAAGAGCTTTCAAGGTTACCCTCATAACCTAAAAAGCTCTTATCCCACGTGCTTTCAAGCCCCTTCAACAACAAAAGACCCGCCGTTGTCGGCAGGCCTTCTTGTATCAATCTCGCTTACTTGATCTGTCTATAGCAACCCGGATTGATACAATTTAACTATATCATATTTATTCGTATCGCAGGGGTGTGCAACTTTTTAATCTAGGCACATGCCAAACATCCCTTAAGTTTGAGTTATTATAAAAGCAACTTACGGAAAAATCCATTTTCTTCGCAAAGCTATTTGTTAATTAAATCCTTAATGCCCATTTTTATTCTTTGTAAAAACCGCATATTCCGTTTTAGTATTTCTAAATCTTTTTTTACAACTTGGCATTTTTCATCAAGAGCAATCCCGATATTTGTAAGGCTATCACTATATTCCCGCATTTTCTTTACTGAACTGTTTGTATAGCAAATTAATTGTTGTATGTGCATCTTAATACTGTCAAACTCTTTTTGGTAATTGCTAATGCCTAATTCAATATCTTGAAAATAATCCAGAGAATGCATCTGTACAATTCTTATATTGTCCTGTTTGTTAATACTCTTTCTGTGCTGCATATCCACAATACCTATGAATGATTTTAACTTTTGAAGATTATCTTTTAAAGCTACACATTGCTCCTTTAGTCGGGACATTTTCGATAGTATTAGTTCTTTTTCATTTTTTCTTTTTGTAACAATCTGCATAATCGTGGAAACAACCACATCAAACTCTGAATCAGTAAAATATCCATAAGTGACTGTATGCTTAATTTCCCTATTACCTTGAAAAGAGTAAGATATTACCTTACGGCCAACCTTTACTATTTCTCCAAACCCCAAAATTATTGGCATGAGATCGGCATATATTTCATCGTTTGCTTTTGGATGTCGCACTGATTTTAACAGAACATGGGAAAGCTCATGGGCAATTATTGTAACAAAGGTTTCTGGCTTTTCAAGACAATTCTCACTAACACGGATATTTATTAAATTGTTGTTAAAGTCTTTGCTACCGTACAGCGGCATGTTTTCCGGAATTATAACTTGGGCTGTTATACTCTCTATCCCCCGACCAGTTGCATCTGTTCTAGCCAATTGACTACTTTTAAAAGCAGTACCGCTACTTGAGGAATATCCCTTGGAAACATAGGAAATGTCGACTTTAATTGACATGCCCATCTTCATCGCAACAGCCTTTACGTATTTTCCAACATCGGATTTCTTAAATGAAAAAGGAATATTTAGTGAAACATTTTCTGAAACACCAAAGATACTTATCAATTCGTGGATTGCATTTTGAATGTATTTATCTCTTTCATCGAGGAACATTAGCACCACCCCTTGCATCCACCTTAGTACAACCATGGGGCAAATCATTATTCCACAGATCAATTCCTTATCTCATATATCGATCATTGTTAAACTGAAATAAGCCTAGGTTCAAACTAGTTTTTGTCTCCTAATTACCAATGATTTTTGATCAGAGGTTAAAACCCTATTTTCTGCATAATATAGGCCAACCGTTAAATACCCTCCACCCTTGCTCAACTGCCACTCTTAAAAGTTTGTCATCCTGTACTTGGTCTAAAACTTTTTTACATTCTGACACCGGCAAATCTTGCTCAACTGCCACTCTTAAAAGTTTGTCATCCTGTACTTGGTCTAAAACTTTTTTACATTCTGACACCGGCAAATAAGAAAATACCCATCCATGGTCATGAAGACTTTCATAATTTGATAAGCCCAGGCAGGAGGTTCCCCCAGATCCGTTTTCATGTTCCCTTGCCCTAGCCCTTAGATCTTTTGCCTCCCCATTGTATACTACATAACACTCTTTCCCATGCTGTCTTATGGCAATGCGATGTTTAAGCAATTCTGAAGAAGAATTGATGGTTTCCGGAATATTTATGTGTTTCTTATTCTCAGTTTTTGGAGGACCCACGGAACACAACTTACAAATTGGGGTGTTTGTAATGATTCGATACCAACCGGCTCCCGTGGGAATGTTTTTTCGCCATGACTCATCATTAAAATTTATCTGAACATTATCTGAATCCCTGTCTATTTTTTCGACAATCCATTTCATTATGCAATTTATGTTTTTCATAACTGGCCTCCTTATTTCTAGGTAATATTAATCTTCAGACTGCAGGTATAGTGGCATTTCTGCAGGGCGGGTTGTTTGCTTCGCTGAAACCATCTTTTGGGTTCCACTTCTTCCACATTTCCCCCTTGCTGGAATCATTTGCCCCCTTTCCAAAAGGTTAACTATTCTAAACCCCCTTGTCAACCGCAAGAACATCTTTCCAAGTATATTGCCCACAAACGCTCCGAACCCTTTCCACTATTATCGTCCCATTTTAAACGTGAGCCGCACATCATACTTCAGGCGGTATTCCTTTTGGCTTTGCGCCACATGAGCATTTTCATTAACAGTTTTTTGAATCGTTTCTGCAACCACTGCCAACTCACCCTTAAGGTCCTCATGTTTCCTATCAAGAGCTGGGATGTCAAAAAGCGATTGTTCTACAATTTTTAATCCGGCAATAATCTCATCCCTATCAGAAAGCAGCCCATTCACCGCTTTCACAAACAGCCCCTTGATGGTTTCCTCACTCAGATGCGGCGTTTTACACTTATCTTTATTTTTGAACTTGTTATTGCACTGATAAACAACCCTGCGGTATTTACTATTGCTGTGCCAAACCTTGGCCCCGTAAAAACCACCACACTCGCCGCAAATAATCCGGCTAGCAAATATACCATTTCCACTATACCGTTGTTTGCTTTTCTTTCTTCTTTCAAATTCTTTTTGCACCATATAAAAACCTCCGGCTCGATAATAGCCGGATGGGAGTTTTCTACATAATATCGGGGAATCTCGCCCTCGTTAACCTTTTTCCTTTTAGTAAAAAGTCCACTGTAAATGTCTTTTGCAGTATGGCATTGCCGGCATATTTTTCGTTTTGCAAAATACTTTTCACAGTGCCTTGAAGCCATCTATCCTTTCCTCCAGGTGACAAAACACCCTCTGCGGTAAGTGTTTGGCAATAGTATGGGGTGTTGAGCCTTCAAGAAACATCCTGTATATTAACCTTACAATAACAGCTTCTTCTTCATTGATCTCCGGCAGACCATCTTCACCCTTGTCATAGCCCAGAAAGCGACTGTAAGGTAAACTAATCTTCCCATCAGCAAATCTTTTTCTCTGACCCCAGGTAACATTCTCAGATATTGAGCGGCTTTCTTCTCGAGCAAGACTGGACATAATAGTGATTAGAAGTTCACCTTTAGAATCCAGTGTCCAGATATTTTTTCTTTGGGCTGCCCTTTGCTAACAAGGAAAAAAGATAATTACAAATTAAGTTGACATTGAGAATATGCGTAATGTGGTGTAGAATTTTGATGAAGGCAATTCACCTGTGATAGCAGGTAGTTCCATTTTACAACTAACAGGGTATCCGGATACTACCGGTTCCGTTTTACGCATAAACTGGGATACACATTCCTAACATCGGCTCAACGCAACTAAAATTACCTAAACGCCAAGTTTAGTAAATGAGGTATGGGCTTCTAAGAAACTTTCTGTTTTTTGATTGTAGAAAAGTTTAGCATCGGTAATTACCTTTGCCACCGGTAAAAACAGTCAGTTGCAAGGTAATATCCTGGCCACCAATGGTTAACTTTGCCTCCCCCCAATCAAATTCGCAAACTTCCCCCAGCATGTAACGCTGCCTGATGAAGGCTTCCCTGCGCTTTCTTTCCGCCTCCCTGGTGAAGTTACAAATGGTTGGATAGCTGATGTCAAATCCATCCCTGATCAAGGCTTCATGGATATCTATTTTCTTTTTTTGCTGTTTTGAGCGGCCCGTGGCCCGTTTCATTTCATTTTCCTTTAAGTAATCTAGAACCTTTTCCATAATCTCCGGGGTTAGTTTTGTTTTTTACGGTTACTGCTGTCATAAGTGGGGTTTTCTACTATGCTTTGAATCAATTCCTCCCCCGATGAATTCTGGCTGCCAAATAGAGCCACCCTCTTGGCTTCGTATTCCTTGATGTACTTCCTGATGGTCTTACGACAAATACCAGTTTCTCGGTGGAGCGTTCGCTGGGATTTTCCATCATTGTGTCATACATAGGAAATCATAGTTTATGGTGAAGGAATTTTTAATTATTATCCTGGGGCACTTTTTGATTAGCAGAAACAGTTGCTTTGGGGTTCGTCGGCAACTACGCCCCTTGTGGACTTTCACCACAGATTGACGGCATGCCCATCATACAAACAAGCCGGGCAATTCGCTTTGAACCACCCGGCCTGCTTCTAGGTTGCTGGTTATTTGTCAGA from the Bacillota bacterium genome contains:
- a CDS encoding iron-containing alcohol dehydrogenase, whose protein sequence is MIWTFKKLWYRIFQFASVNASKLLGWREPELLIGEGSIRNLPKVIKKYDLDNVLVITDKVLMELKLPQGLLDAIGEEGIKYTIYDGVEENPSIDNIEKARALYIKKGCQGLIGFGGGSSMDTAKMVGARIVRPNKSVGRMGGFFKVLRKLPPLFVVPTTAGTGSEATFGAVVIDRRTKHKYTVNDLNLIPLVAVLDPELTVSLPPAITAATAMDAMTHAVESYIARGASKKCRKMSTDAVKLIAANVEKAYHDGQNLDARQNMLLASYYAGYALTRSGLNYAHCIAHTLGGLYNVPHGLANAVILPYVLEHNGSAIYPQLARLAEAVGLDLDGKSEAEKAQAFIEEIKRLNRAMDIPEKFDMIRREDIPQMVAWALKEGNPWYPVPKIFNEQDIKDVISQIMA
- a CDS encoding sigma-70 family RNA polymerase sigma factor, which translates into the protein MTEKELERRLRQDQNDPQILERIIDLYGSLVYRLVARILAGCGDERDIEECCSDTYLELLRKREEFNPNRSGLRTWILMLARYRALDYRRRFKRKNNPAGENVAVDDVLITGEPGLTDSITPEKIVLEQEKREQIASALATLPPSAREILYRRYYLEQSIEAIAISCGISRGAVDSRLWRARRHLKQRLLDDYENKVVSPHE